A stretch of Myxococcus hansupus DNA encodes these proteins:
- a CDS encoding GmrSD restriction endonuclease domain-containing protein — translation MKAPKHSLRKIVSFLNNPEEEGGFWLPNIQRPFVWSEEQICRLFDSILREYPISTLLVWKTRSPIRRRRFIDNYRVSFSHELSKFYVPEDDKKKCLVLDGQQRLQSLFIGLKGSYEGKELYLDILSGQLAAPDDVKYRFEFRLAEDSEFPWMKFKDLVYSTRTPMGVAQNIISNAGRTLTSEEAERISEHVSLVFKAFHSDDGLAYQELDNTENVELYAEDDVVEIFIRANSGGTRLGKSDLLFSLLSTSWDEADARMEEVLERLNRHGFKFTRDFVLKTCLTLLGQGARYEVDKFRKPDVQQRIEKHWDDITAAMLDVLDFVRGKTFIRCDKAIPSYLALIPLIYARFRYKAAFRAAKNVDAFLLRSLLGGAFSGIPDQMIDALVAEIDLSQDFNTDALFGVMREKNRSPEIAPERLWTMGYGSDSIHLLLNLWYRGFNYTPSYENNLPQVDHIFPQSLLKRAKVENPRTFRKDLMRYREPERNQLANCMLLTAEENGGGGKGDIAPVRWLRDKPEEYFALHLIPTDPELWKLKNFEQFIEARKALLLERLGPIVGLTNVRSEAA, via the coding sequence ATGAAGGCACCCAAGCATTCGTTGCGGAAGATCGTCTCATTCCTCAATAACCCCGAGGAAGAAGGCGGCTTCTGGCTCCCCAACATCCAGCGCCCGTTTGTGTGGAGCGAAGAGCAGATCTGCCGGCTCTTCGACTCCATCCTTCGCGAGTACCCCATCAGCACGCTGCTCGTGTGGAAGACGCGCAGCCCCATTCGCCGCCGCCGCTTCATCGACAACTACCGGGTGTCCTTCAGCCACGAGCTCAGTAAGTTCTACGTACCCGAGGACGACAAGAAGAAGTGCTTGGTGCTGGATGGCCAGCAACGTCTGCAGAGCCTCTTCATCGGTCTGAAGGGCAGCTACGAAGGAAAGGAGCTGTACCTGGACATCCTGAGCGGCCAACTCGCCGCGCCGGATGATGTGAAGTACCGCTTCGAGTTCCGCCTCGCTGAGGACTCCGAGTTCCCCTGGATGAAGTTCAAGGATCTCGTCTACAGCACGAGGACACCCATGGGCGTCGCCCAGAACATCATCTCGAACGCGGGTCGGACGCTCACCTCGGAGGAAGCCGAGCGCATCTCGGAGCACGTCTCCCTGGTGTTCAAGGCGTTCCACTCCGACGACGGCCTTGCCTACCAGGAGCTCGACAACACTGAGAACGTCGAGCTGTACGCCGAGGACGACGTCGTCGAAATCTTCATCCGCGCAAACTCCGGCGGCACACGGTTGGGCAAGTCCGATTTGCTCTTCTCGCTGCTCAGCACGAGCTGGGACGAAGCGGACGCGCGAATGGAGGAAGTACTGGAACGGCTCAATCGGCACGGATTCAAGTTCACCCGCGACTTCGTCTTGAAGACCTGCCTGACGCTGCTCGGTCAAGGCGCGAGGTACGAGGTCGACAAGTTCCGCAAGCCGGACGTGCAGCAGCGCATTGAAAAACACTGGGACGACATCACCGCGGCGATGCTCGACGTGCTCGACTTCGTCCGCGGCAAGACCTTCATCCGGTGTGACAAGGCCATCCCCTCCTATCTGGCCCTCATCCCGCTCATCTACGCGCGCTTTCGTTACAAAGCCGCCTTCCGGGCCGCGAAGAACGTCGATGCATTCCTGTTGCGCTCCCTCCTGGGGGGTGCGTTCAGTGGAATCCCCGACCAGATGATTGACGCGTTGGTGGCCGAAATCGACTTGTCACAGGACTTCAACACCGACGCGCTTTTCGGAGTGATGCGCGAGAAGAACCGCAGCCCGGAGATTGCACCAGAGCGGCTATGGACCATGGGCTATGGCTCCGACAGCATCCATCTACTCCTCAACCTCTGGTACCGCGGCTTCAACTACACGCCCTCCTACGAAAACAACCTGCCGCAGGTGGACCACATCTTTCCGCAGAGCCTCCTCAAACGGGCCAAGGTGGAAAACCCCCGGACGTTCCGCAAGGACCTGATGCGCTACCGAGAGCCTGAGCGGAACCAGCTCGCCAATTGCATGCTGCTCACCGCTGAGGAAAACGGTGGAGGTGGCAAGGGAGACATCGCACCGGTGCGATGGTTGAGGGACAAGCCCGAAGAGTACTTCGCACTCCATCTCATTCCGACGGATCCCGAGCTGTGGAAGCTCAAGAACTTCGAACAGTTCATCGAAGCCCGGAAGGCGCTCCTGCTGGAGCGGCTTGGGCCCATCGTGGGCCTCACGAACGTCCGGTCTGAAGCGGCCTGA
- the lnt gene encoding apolipoprotein N-acyltransferase encodes MTDVQVGRGRGRHLGLALLGVVGTTVLFALFARLEAHWLALGWVAMVPWLAALDRARSSREALGLGVLLSVTFTAVVFHWFPAALQAYSRAPTVVGWALFLMVAPLLQLQFAAAALARYAARRLVGEGRTWLPPLAGTLAYVGTEGITPKLFADTLGHGLYASEWLRQGADVAGAPGLTLVLLLGNECVLAALRAWRGQGARQVWRPVAGLAALVLMLSGYGTLRIAQVRAATRDDGGLVVGAVQANITRYEKLRAEMGAYEVVRMVLDTHYAMSDALLRDGPLDLLVWPETVYPTPFGSPRSETGARLDAEIANFVSERGVPLVFGTYDLEGEREFNAAMFLGPSVGGVLERAVYRKTMLFPLTEWVPDAIDSPALREWFPWTGRWKRGPGPQSVSLKLRDGRLLRVAPLICYDTIFPAYVAGGVRQGAELLLTLSNDSWFMGTPAPRLHLMHAAFRSIETRRPQVRVTNSGVSALIDTTGAVVAEVDDDQRAGLTMRVPGTASLPTLALAWGDWLSPLALVGTVVLLVGARRRRSAPRP; translated from the coding sequence GTGACCGACGTTCAAGTGGGGAGGGGACGCGGGCGACACCTGGGCCTGGCGCTGCTCGGTGTCGTGGGGACGACCGTGCTGTTCGCGCTCTTCGCCCGGCTGGAGGCGCACTGGCTGGCGCTCGGCTGGGTGGCGATGGTGCCCTGGCTCGCGGCGCTGGACCGGGCCCGCTCGTCGCGTGAGGCGCTGGGCCTGGGCGTGCTGCTCAGCGTGACGTTCACCGCCGTTGTCTTTCATTGGTTCCCCGCCGCGCTCCAGGCGTACTCGCGGGCGCCCACGGTGGTCGGTTGGGCGCTGTTCCTTATGGTGGCGCCGTTGCTCCAGCTTCAGTTCGCCGCCGCGGCGCTGGCCCGGTACGCGGCTCGGCGTCTGGTCGGGGAGGGGCGCACCTGGCTGCCGCCGCTCGCGGGGACGCTCGCGTACGTGGGGACGGAGGGCATCACGCCGAAGCTGTTCGCGGACACGCTGGGGCACGGACTGTACGCCTCCGAGTGGCTGCGCCAGGGCGCCGATGTGGCGGGCGCGCCCGGGCTCACGCTGGTGTTGCTCTTGGGCAATGAGTGCGTGCTCGCCGCGCTGCGTGCGTGGCGAGGGCAGGGGGCTCGGCAGGTCTGGCGGCCCGTGGCTGGGCTGGCCGCGCTGGTGCTCATGCTGTCTGGCTATGGCACCTTGCGCATCGCGCAGGTGCGAGCGGCGACGCGTGATGACGGTGGGTTGGTGGTGGGCGCGGTCCAGGCGAACATCACCCGCTACGAGAAGTTGAGGGCGGAGATGGGGGCCTACGAGGTCGTGCGGATGGTGCTCGACACGCACTACGCGATGTCGGATGCGCTGCTGCGTGACGGGCCGCTGGACCTGCTCGTGTGGCCGGAGACGGTGTACCCGACGCCCTTTGGATCGCCTCGCAGCGAGACGGGCGCGAGGCTGGACGCGGAGATCGCCAACTTCGTCTCCGAGCGCGGCGTGCCGCTGGTCTTCGGTACCTATGATTTGGAGGGGGAGCGCGAGTTCAACGCCGCCATGTTCCTGGGACCCTCGGTGGGTGGAGTGCTTGAGCGCGCGGTGTACCGCAAGACGATGCTCTTCCCGCTGACGGAGTGGGTGCCGGATGCCATCGATTCACCCGCGCTGCGGGAATGGTTCCCGTGGACGGGGCGATGGAAGCGCGGGCCTGGGCCTCAGTCCGTGAGCTTGAAGCTGCGTGACGGGCGGCTGCTCCGCGTGGCGCCCCTCATTTGCTACGACACGATCTTCCCCGCGTATGTCGCGGGGGGCGTGCGGCAGGGCGCGGAGCTGCTGCTCACGTTGTCCAATGACTCGTGGTTCATGGGCACGCCGGCGCCCCGGTTGCACCTGATGCACGCGGCCTTCCGCAGCATCGAGACGCGGCGGCCGCAGGTCCGGGTGACGAACTCGGGCGTGTCCGCGCTCATCGACACGACGGGCGCCGTGGTGGCCGAGGTGGATGACGACCAGCGAGCCGGATTGACGATGCGTGTGCCCGGGACGGCGTCGCTGCCGACGCTCGCCCTGGCGTGGGGGGATTGGCTGAGCCCCTTGGCGCTGGTGGGCACGGTGGTGCTGCTCGTTGGCGCGAGGCGGAGGCGAAGCGCCCCGCGCCCGTGA
- a CDS encoding SGNH/GDSL hydrolase family protein yields MSFRHSGMSFVAVCAAVTVGGSAMASTLNQNTSWTIDQPSTTTKYRVVAYGDSIYAGYNGTVFFWNVARRAAPVVQGEDLAQKWNADIEVIRRTKSGARADDIFNNKIVAERSYMQAANTRVVMFEMCGNDYLQARDAFTDQTGTCNYSGLENALATCTTFMERAMQTINQNAPATATKIISNIYYPGFDADNVNTRCTDSATGRVVNKRDRFLPLLARSNWRACSLAARYGFKCADSFAEYMAADYDSNGDGQVDSAAIRYIQGESEAAYVQRISVTLRSTLRDANTHFVNASTSFDYIQSDNVHPTYTGGTISGNGTGPMPYTGTNPNWNRTGHDRMGTESAKFNPARP; encoded by the coding sequence ATGTCTTTCCGTCACAGCGGGATGTCCTTCGTTGCCGTGTGCGCGGCCGTTACGGTCGGTGGTAGCGCGATGGCCAGCACCCTCAACCAGAACACGTCGTGGACCATCGACCAGCCGTCGACGACGACGAAGTACCGGGTGGTGGCTTACGGCGACTCCATCTACGCCGGCTATAACGGGACCGTCTTCTTCTGGAACGTGGCCCGCCGCGCGGCGCCGGTGGTGCAGGGCGAGGACCTGGCGCAGAAGTGGAACGCGGACATCGAGGTCATCCGTCGCACCAAGTCCGGCGCGCGCGCGGACGACATCTTCAACAACAAGATTGTCGCCGAGCGCTCGTACATGCAGGCGGCCAACACCCGCGTCGTCATGTTCGAGATGTGTGGCAACGACTACCTCCAGGCGCGCGACGCCTTCACGGACCAGACGGGCACCTGTAACTACAGTGGCCTGGAGAACGCCCTGGCGACCTGCACCACGTTCATGGAGCGTGCGATGCAGACCATCAACCAGAACGCGCCCGCCACCGCGACGAAGATCATCTCCAACATCTACTACCCGGGCTTCGACGCGGACAACGTGAACACCCGCTGCACGGACTCCGCCACGGGCCGGGTCGTGAACAAGCGTGACCGCTTCCTGCCGCTGCTGGCGCGCAGCAACTGGCGCGCGTGCAGCCTGGCGGCGCGCTACGGCTTCAAGTGCGCGGACTCGTTCGCCGAGTACATGGCCGCGGACTATGACTCCAACGGCGATGGCCAGGTGGACTCCGCCGCCATCCGCTACATCCAGGGTGAGTCCGAGGCCGCGTACGTCCAGCGCATCTCCGTCACGCTGCGCTCCACGCTGCGCGACGCGAACACGCACTTCGTCAACGCGAGCACCAGCTTCGACTACATCCAGTCCGACAACGTCCACCCGACCTACACCGGTGGCACCATCTCCGGCAATGGCACCGGCCCGATGCCCTACACCGGCACGAACCCGAACTGGAACCGCACGGGCCACGACCGCATGGGCACGGAGAGCGCGAAGTTCAACCCCGCTCGGCCGTAG
- a CDS encoding chloride channel protein, producing the protein MNLSRGTRALMQWLLLGGLVGVVCGVASAVFLYLLEEATHFREGHRWLVYALPVAGGVLGAVYAKWGGPIRGGNNLVLDTVHADDAQVPVRMAPMVLVGTVLTHLFGGSAGREGTAVQMGGSLADLVARKLRVAPDTRRELLAAGIAGGFGSVFGTPVAGAVFGLEVVVVGRMGYEALLPALMASVVGDLVTRSLGIHHTPYPAPAALPLSAGVLGKWLVFAVAVAMVAVVFVELLHRLKKLLEHRVQALPLRMALGGLAVLLLWLLAGTDDYLGLGVPGIQRAFEDPALPVSAFAWKLAFTVVTLAAGFLGGEVTPLFFIGASLGNVLARLLDLPLDLGAAVGMAALFAAAANTPLALSIMAVELVGANVLPHVMIVSTLAYLLTGHRGIYPSQRIARLKHGGPLLEKIVALKDLVREGRSPPPGPGGRDGD; encoded by the coding sequence GTGAATCTTTCCCGTGGCACGAGAGCGCTGATGCAGTGGTTGCTCCTGGGCGGGCTCGTGGGTGTCGTGTGTGGCGTGGCGTCTGCGGTCTTTTTGTACCTCCTGGAGGAAGCCACACACTTCCGCGAAGGGCACCGTTGGCTCGTGTACGCGCTCCCGGTGGCGGGAGGGGTGCTGGGCGCGGTGTACGCGAAGTGGGGCGGGCCCATTCGCGGGGGCAACAATCTGGTGTTGGACACGGTGCATGCGGACGACGCGCAGGTGCCGGTGCGCATGGCGCCCATGGTGCTGGTGGGGACGGTGCTGACGCACCTGTTTGGTGGCAGCGCGGGCCGCGAAGGCACGGCGGTGCAGATGGGCGGCAGCCTCGCGGACCTGGTGGCGCGGAAACTCCGGGTGGCGCCGGACACGCGCCGCGAGCTGCTCGCCGCGGGCATCGCGGGTGGATTCGGCTCGGTGTTCGGCACGCCGGTGGCGGGCGCGGTGTTCGGGTTGGAGGTCGTCGTCGTGGGGCGCATGGGCTACGAGGCGCTGCTGCCGGCACTGATGGCCTCGGTGGTGGGCGACCTGGTGACGCGAAGCCTGGGGATTCACCACACGCCGTATCCCGCGCCTGCCGCATTGCCGCTGTCCGCGGGGGTGTTGGGCAAGTGGCTGGTGTTCGCGGTGGCGGTGGCCATGGTGGCGGTGGTGTTCGTGGAGTTGCTGCACCGGTTGAAGAAGCTGCTGGAGCACCGCGTGCAGGCGTTGCCGCTGCGGATGGCGCTGGGCGGTCTGGCGGTGCTGCTGCTGTGGCTGCTGGCCGGAACGGATGACTACCTGGGCCTGGGCGTGCCGGGCATCCAGCGGGCCTTCGAGGACCCGGCGCTGCCCGTGTCCGCGTTCGCGTGGAAGCTGGCCTTCACGGTGGTGACGCTGGCCGCGGGGTTCCTGGGCGGCGAGGTGACGCCGCTGTTCTTCATCGGCGCATCCCTGGGCAACGTGCTGGCGAGGCTGTTGGACCTCCCGTTGGATTTGGGCGCGGCGGTGGGCATGGCGGCCCTGTTCGCGGCGGCGGCGAACACGCCCCTGGCGCTGTCCATCATGGCGGTGGAGCTCGTGGGGGCGAACGTGCTGCCCCACGTGATGATTGTGTCCACGCTGGCGTACCTGCTCACGGGACACCGGGGCATCTATCCGTCACAACGGATTGCCCGGTTGAAACACGGCGGGCCGCTGCTGGAGAAAATCGTGGCGCTGAAGGATTTGGTCCGAGAGGGCCGCTCCCCGCCCCCCGGACCTGGAGGGCGGGACGGGGACTGA
- a CDS encoding putative metal-binding motif-containing protein, with the protein MIRWSVALLALMLTACSVPSLEELQGDRPRACNAQRGCGAGQVCLFGACQDSPCGTRTPTTAYVDADGDGYAADDAASRVFCDAVPPGYATNRGDCDDSNAQVYPGALELCNGRDDNCDGQMEQGSVTRTWYLDQDRDGFGRNGPGVEACDPPSERHVNVSGDCDDEWAAVHPNAQELCNGLDDNCDGTVDESFPEVGMACTAACGGRFMCNATQDGTVCEGTPRTQYFADVDGDGEGDRNGAPLGEGCPGETPPAGMVANSLDCDDNDDGTSSQRMEICDGLDNNCDGRVDEGMSCGQLRRVVDPALTGRQWRAVAVHPDGYPVWVAGMDGKLAVKMSATSAFVSHDSGLATGCSHQGNSPDWHAVWVHPGNAYAVVAGEDGWIAEHNMGFCSSPLKYDLPGDNDYFSGVVGVGSPLRVFAASTLGHLYEGSGPVLRHNSDGRYWGLHAAGQDMLYAVGSAGEGAPFSPVINQFHQSNWSNPTTQILQGVSGYNGSLRAVWAVSPLLVFAVGDAGLVMAGSALSPNWERILPPRGGAPDFVSVSVPSGPISAYILGNGGSGQRLYRLTQHGWAKAPTFAQGNPTVSLRSLAMTSAGNFWIVGDDGHVYHFPEGATQ; encoded by the coding sequence ATGATTCGTTGGAGCGTGGCGCTGCTGGCACTGATGCTCACCGCGTGTTCCGTGCCGAGCCTGGAGGAACTCCAAGGGGACCGTCCGCGGGCCTGTAATGCGCAACGCGGCTGTGGCGCGGGACAGGTATGTCTCTTCGGCGCGTGTCAGGATTCGCCCTGCGGCACGCGGACTCCAACGACGGCGTATGTCGATGCGGATGGGGACGGATACGCCGCAGATGACGCGGCGTCACGCGTGTTTTGTGATGCGGTGCCACCGGGCTATGCCACGAACCGTGGTGACTGTGATGACTCCAACGCGCAGGTGTATCCGGGAGCGTTGGAACTCTGCAACGGACGGGACGACAACTGCGATGGGCAGATGGAGCAGGGGTCGGTGACCCGGACCTGGTATCTGGACCAAGATCGGGATGGGTTCGGACGTAATGGGCCTGGCGTGGAGGCGTGTGATCCGCCCAGCGAGCGCCATGTCAATGTCTCGGGCGACTGCGACGACGAGTGGGCAGCGGTCCACCCGAATGCCCAGGAGCTGTGCAACGGTCTGGACGACAACTGCGACGGCACCGTGGACGAGTCGTTCCCAGAGGTCGGAATGGCCTGCACAGCAGCTTGTGGTGGGCGGTTTATGTGCAACGCGACCCAGGATGGGACGGTGTGCGAAGGAACGCCACGGACGCAGTACTTCGCGGACGTGGATGGGGACGGGGAGGGCGACAGGAATGGCGCACCACTCGGGGAGGGGTGCCCGGGAGAGACGCCTCCGGCGGGGATGGTCGCGAACAGCCTGGACTGCGATGACAACGATGACGGCACGAGTTCCCAGCGAATGGAAATCTGCGACGGTTTGGACAACAACTGTGACGGCCGTGTGGACGAGGGAATGTCCTGTGGTCAGTTGAGGCGGGTTGTTGACCCAGCCCTGACAGGGCGCCAGTGGAGGGCGGTGGCGGTGCACCCGGATGGCTATCCGGTCTGGGTGGCGGGAATGGACGGTAAGCTGGCGGTGAAGATGAGCGCGACGTCAGCGTTCGTAAGTCACGACAGTGGTTTGGCCACCGGGTGTAGCCATCAGGGAAACAGCCCAGATTGGCATGCAGTGTGGGTTCATCCAGGCAATGCGTATGCTGTCGTGGCTGGTGAGGACGGTTGGATTGCCGAACACAACATGGGCTTCTGTAGCTCCCCCCTGAAGTACGACCTCCCAGGTGATAATGACTACTTCTCTGGGGTTGTTGGCGTAGGGAGCCCTCTTCGAGTGTTTGCAGCCTCCACCCTGGGCCATTTGTACGAGGGGTCAGGGCCGGTGCTGCGCCATAACTCGGATGGCAGGTACTGGGGCCTTCATGCGGCGGGTCAGGACATGCTGTACGCGGTGGGGTCGGCTGGGGAAGGAGCACCGTTCAGCCCGGTGATAAATCAATTCCACCAATCGAATTGGAGCAACCCGACCACTCAGATTCTCCAGGGCGTTTCAGGCTACAACGGTAGCTTGCGCGCGGTGTGGGCCGTAAGTCCGTTACTCGTCTTCGCAGTGGGTGATGCCGGCCTCGTAATGGCAGGAAGTGCTTTATCGCCGAACTGGGAGCGAATCCTTCCTCCACGTGGCGGCGCGCCTGACTTCGTCAGTGTTTCCGTACCCTCTGGGCCTATCAGTGCTTACATCCTCGGAAACGGTGGCTCCGGGCAGCGGCTTTATCGGCTGACGCAGCATGGTTGGGCCAAGGCTCCGACCTTCGCTCAAGGCAATCCGACTGTCTCACTCCGCAGCCTCGCCATGACCTCGGCGGGGAACTTCTGGATCGTCGGAGACGACGGCCACGTCTACCACTTCCCGGAGGGGGCAACGCAGTAG
- a CDS encoding putative metal-binding motif-containing protein, producing MRQSALLLLPLLLLACKKDSKEPGLKEAAVHVQMRYSTTFKQGCIKVLAEGGTGNRAEKSLPMTEHFNEAEPALDVAVFRQEGWSRDVQITVTAYELNCDSDRVAARQKQTFSFAKAGKQTWDVGELHTVDEDGDGYVARDAVSGLGSDCNDDDREAYPSAAERCNGRDDNCDGVVDDGLETQAWYEDNDEDGFGNSAAVVQACAKPEGKYVANAGDCDDGNRNVHPDAFEACNGRDDNCNDQIDETFREGQQALDAPCSAACPGRYACNAAQTGTECVAPAPTLLYTDADGDGDGLRDSASVGNLCPGETLPPMMSENTLDCDDRDSATNIRGVEVCDGLDNDCDGMVDEGTSCGELRRIVEPALAGRQWRTVVVHPSGYPVWVAGMNGALAVKLDANSLFVNHDSGTTGGCPATGGERPDWRAAWVNPTNGYVTIAGGDGRFADHNRGTCGPLLQVNLNSPGDYLSGIVSVGSPLQTFAVSTLGHLFELAHDPPLRHQSEGRYWGLHSLGPGALYAVGTVNRSGALSPVVNQYTRPSWNSPTRQSLQVPSGYDGGMRAVGAVDPGLIFVVGDGGLVLRGSGQSIDWARVSSLDEDEIDYVSVVVPQGSESAYVVGNDAARGYLHRFTRHGRAANPTFASSGPIAHLHSIAMTSAGNFWIVGDDGHVYHFPEPPPSFQE from the coding sequence ATGCGTCAATCCGCCCTGCTGCTCCTGCCCCTGCTGTTGTTGGCTTGCAAGAAGGACTCGAAAGAGCCCGGTCTGAAGGAGGCCGCTGTCCACGTTCAGATGCGCTACTCCACCACCTTCAAGCAGGGTTGCATCAAGGTGCTGGCGGAAGGTGGGACGGGAAACCGAGCCGAGAAGTCCCTCCCGATGACGGAGCATTTCAACGAGGCGGAACCGGCGTTGGATGTGGCGGTCTTCCGTCAAGAGGGTTGGTCACGGGACGTGCAAATCACGGTCACCGCGTACGAACTGAACTGCGATTCGGACCGAGTCGCAGCCCGGCAGAAGCAGACGTTCAGCTTCGCGAAGGCTGGCAAGCAGACGTGGGACGTCGGCGAGTTGCATACCGTGGACGAGGATGGCGATGGCTATGTCGCCAGGGACGCCGTGAGCGGTCTGGGCTCGGATTGCAACGATGACGACCGGGAGGCTTATCCTTCCGCAGCCGAGCGGTGCAATGGTCGCGACGACAACTGTGACGGTGTCGTGGACGACGGGCTGGAGACTCAAGCTTGGTACGAGGACAACGACGAGGACGGCTTTGGGAACAGCGCGGCAGTGGTGCAGGCATGCGCGAAGCCCGAAGGGAAGTACGTCGCCAATGCAGGTGACTGCGATGATGGGAACCGTAATGTACATCCGGATGCCTTTGAGGCGTGCAATGGCCGTGATGACAATTGCAATGACCAGATAGACGAGACATTTAGGGAAGGGCAGCAGGCTCTGGATGCGCCCTGTTCGGCCGCGTGCCCTGGCAGGTATGCGTGCAATGCCGCTCAGACTGGAACGGAGTGCGTGGCTCCCGCTCCGACCTTGCTCTACACCGATGCGGATGGAGACGGGGACGGCCTGAGAGACAGTGCTTCGGTGGGGAACCTGTGCCCAGGTGAGACGCTTCCTCCGATGATGTCGGAGAACACGCTGGACTGCGATGATCGCGATAGCGCCACGAACATCCGGGGCGTGGAAGTCTGCGATGGTCTCGACAATGACTGCGACGGGATGGTGGACGAAGGGACGTCCTGCGGAGAGCTGAGGCGAATTGTTGAACCGGCACTCGCGGGGCGTCAGTGGAGGACAGTTGTTGTTCATCCGTCCGGTTATCCCGTCTGGGTGGCGGGAATGAACGGTGCGTTAGCCGTGAAATTGGATGCGAATTCGCTGTTCGTGAATCATGACAGTGGCACAACAGGCGGTTGCCCCGCCACTGGAGGTGAGAGGCCGGATTGGCGTGCGGCGTGGGTCAACCCTACAAATGGGTATGTCACGATCGCGGGGGGGGACGGACGGTTCGCGGACCATAATAGGGGCACATGCGGCCCCCTCCTCCAAGTCAATCTGAATAGTCCTGGTGACTACCTTTCAGGCATTGTGAGTGTAGGGTCACCTCTTCAGACCTTTGCAGTCTCCACATTGGGGCACCTGTTTGAGTTGGCTCACGATCCCCCGCTGAGGCATCAGTCGGAAGGCAGGTACTGGGGACTGCATTCACTCGGACCGGGGGCGTTGTATGCGGTGGGAACGGTGAACAGGTCGGGGGCGCTTTCCCCAGTGGTGAACCAATATACTCGCCCTAGCTGGAATTCGCCGACGAGGCAAAGTCTTCAGGTGCCGTCTGGATATGATGGTGGGATGCGAGCGGTAGGCGCTGTTGATCCAGGACTCATTTTTGTTGTGGGCGATGGCGGCCTTGTCTTACGGGGAAGTGGCCAGTCAATAGACTGGGCGCGGGTGTCATCTCTGGATGAGGACGAAATCGACTATGTCAGTGTCGTTGTCCCGCAAGGTTCCGAGAGTGCATATGTTGTAGGCAATGATGCCGCTAGGGGGTATCTGCATCGGTTTACCCGTCATGGCCGAGCGGCGAATCCAACGTTTGCTTCAAGCGGACCAATCGCACACCTCCATAGTATCGCTATGACTTCGGCGGGAAATTTCTGGATCGTCGGGGATGATGGCCATGTCTATCATTTCCCCGAGCCTCCTCCCTCTTTTCAAGAGTAG
- a CDS encoding CapA family protein has translation MSASVLLLLPLLSAVTPTRVELVFGGDVIPHGEVKAVARLHARNGPPALPGGKGPSLNHEGWGHVFGPIADVLRTADVGVVNLETPVTDNKKAVARELLFNAPSAMVHALASAGVKVVSTANNHARDQHPAGLLETLKHLDAAGIRHAGTGASKSAAWEPAFVDVRGMKVGFLSFTRLLNGFSNPKDAQAPQVALVPYSRHEAHRGELPEQAVEAVRAAAARCDALIVLVHWGTEYTSTPRPEDRALGQALLDAGALAVIGHHPHVLQPLESYPTKDGRKGLIAFSLGNLVSNQDRFYRHPVGKKGAGGDKRDSMLLRLSLERAGPGTPVALGEVAVLPVWVENNAVGRARKEVRNIQPVLIDREVEAVTERLAWLSARSALDKEARTQKALLERRLEGSKQRRERILRMLPEGFAVASPELRQRGPEALAPRASAPHP, from the coding sequence GTGTCCGCCTCCGTCCTCCTGCTGCTGCCCCTGTTGTCCGCCGTCACCCCCACGCGCGTGGAGCTGGTGTTTGGCGGGGATGTGATTCCCCATGGGGAGGTGAAGGCGGTCGCGAGGCTGCACGCGCGCAACGGGCCCCCGGCCCTGCCCGGTGGGAAGGGGCCCTCGCTCAACCATGAGGGCTGGGGCCATGTCTTCGGCCCCATCGCGGACGTGCTGCGCACCGCGGACGTGGGCGTCGTCAATCTGGAGACGCCCGTCACCGACAACAAGAAGGCGGTGGCCCGCGAGCTGTTGTTCAACGCGCCGTCGGCCATGGTGCACGCGCTGGCCTCGGCCGGGGTGAAGGTGGTCTCCACCGCGAACAACCACGCGAGGGACCAGCACCCCGCGGGCCTCCTGGAGACGTTGAAGCACCTGGACGCTGCGGGCATCCGCCACGCGGGCACAGGCGCGTCGAAGTCCGCCGCGTGGGAGCCCGCCTTCGTGGACGTGCGGGGGATGAAGGTGGGTTTCCTGTCGTTCACGCGGCTGTTGAACGGCTTCAGCAATCCGAAGGACGCGCAGGCGCCGCAGGTCGCGCTGGTGCCCTATTCCAGGCACGAGGCCCACCGGGGCGAGCTGCCCGAGCAGGCGGTGGAGGCCGTGCGCGCCGCGGCGGCGCGGTGTGACGCGCTCATCGTCCTGGTGCACTGGGGCACCGAGTACACCTCCACGCCGCGCCCCGAGGACCGCGCGTTGGGACAAGCGCTGCTGGATGCGGGGGCGCTGGCGGTCATCGGGCATCACCCGCACGTGCTTCAGCCGCTGGAGTCGTATCCGACGAAGGATGGGCGCAAGGGGCTCATCGCGTTCTCGTTGGGGAACCTGGTGTCGAACCAGGACCGCTTCTACCGGCACCCGGTGGGGAAGAAGGGGGCGGGTGGGGACAAGCGGGACTCGATGTTGCTGCGGCTGTCGTTGGAGCGGGCCGGGCCTGGGACGCCGGTGGCATTGGGCGAGGTGGCGGTGTTGCCGGTGTGGGTCGAAAACAACGCGGTGGGGCGGGCGCGCAAGGAGGTCCGGAACATCCAGCCGGTGCTCATCGACCGGGAGGTGGAGGCGGTGACGGAGCGGCTCGCGTGGCTGTCGGCGCGCTCGGCTTTGGACAAGGAGGCGCGGACGCAGAAGGCGCTGCTGGAGCGGCGGTTGGAGGGCTCGAAGCAGCGGCGGGAGCGCATCCTTCGCATGCTGCCGGAGGGCTTCGCGGTGGCTTCACCTGAGCTGCGGCAGCGCGGCCCCGAGGCGCTGGCGCCGAGGGCCTCGGCGCCCCATCCCTGA